The segment AcccgtttttcattaagaggaagTAGGCTAAGTGCCCAAGTTACACAAGCAATCCACGGCGGTGGCGAGGAGCCATCGTTAGTGAATCACAACAGCCCTAACTAGCAGAGTTCTATGTAGATGTCCCAAGTCACAACAGCAACCTAAATGAAAGATGTCAGAAGTTCTATGTAGATGTCCGAGAAGTATTTATGTGATGTGATTGGTTAAGTAGATTAAAATATATGGcagaaacaagccaaattttcAGAAACCATGAGGATTGCTATTTAGGGTTTTAATGAAGGATTTATTCTGGTATTTATTAAATAGAGTTCTGATCATTGTGGTAGTTTAAGATACTGTTGCTTCACGAGTTTGGGAAGTACCGGATTCTCTTTGTAATTAAGGCAAGTGCTGTGCATGATGAACTTGTGCAATGGCAGGTTTCCTTGACTGTGTTTATTAAAGCTCTCAGAATATGTTATTCAATATTGATGTTCTTGGTATATTCATGTATCAGGATAACAGGATTGAAGTTCCAAGTTGTTCCTTTACATTCCATTCATGTTCCGGTGGATCTAGATGTGCAATTTGGTTCTTATTCATGTTGCTGTGAGTAAGTGTTAACCCTACTTGCTAGGCTTTATCGTTAATAAATGCTAACTTGCTAAGGATGTATTTAGGTGTTATCCATTTCAGACGAAAATTACTGCTCCATTGATGATTTTATTCGACCTTTGTTACGATTCACATGTATTTTCTCTTCTGGTTCCGATTGTACTTGCTGAGGTGCTTTGTGTTTATTTGGTTTTTAGGTACCTATGCATGGGGCGTGGGAGTACAACATTCATCTTGAGCACACGCAATCATGTTCTTAGGTTGCTAAAATCCAGTTTTTACATTGTAATGATTTAAATTTTGTTGCTTTAACTATCCTTTGGTAAAGACGATCTTGCAAAGGGTTTTGTCGATATATTCTGGTTCTTGGGATGAGCAGTGATGCTTACATTCTAGTTCATTTGATATTACTATGTTCATCTTATGCATTTCTTGTTTTGGACGTCTAATTTACAAAGGAAACTCTGTCAGATTTCAGTAAATACCTATCTTTGTAGATTGTTTGGAGTTGCATGGTAGCCTCCAGTTTAGCAAataactggggtgttacaattttGGTCTACTAATTTGGTGCTTCTTTGATATTATCTTCTGCACAGGATCCTTCCAACTAATTCACTACTAAAGAGTAGCAGCGATTCAGCGACCTTGTGAACCGCTCAATTAAGTTAATCCATGTCATAGTAAATAACATGGACGTCGATGCAACAGCAATAATGAAACACCTAAAAATTTGCTCATTTTAAAATAGGTGAAAAATGGTTTAATTATGAatttctgtgctcatgaaacataggaaaataatattttcatttaaataaaattaattataggacttagcaacttgttgtgcattcatgcttttACATTAATTTTTGTTGACATGAGTGATTTGTCTAAagctcaaaaaaaaatatttcaaaaGTGATTTTAAAATGGTTTGGAAAATAACTTTGGAATAAAGGAAAGGAAATTAGaatgtatataaaaaaaagaaaaaaaaaaaagggggagaCAGCTCCCTGGATCTGGCTCGAAGCCCAGCTCCTCTTCTTTCCCCCTCCCCCTCGGCCCAAGCCAGCAGCTGCAGCAGCCAGCCCAGCTCCTCGGCCTTCAAGCGCAGCCGGCCTCGGGAAAGCCGCGGCCCAGCCCCGCGCCTTTCCCTTCTCTCCCTGGCAACCTGACCCTGTCTTTTCTTTCACTGACACCCGGACCCACACGACAGTGTCCCATCTCccctttccttcttcctccccaaGCCGTATGCGAGTTGGACATCCAGAAGGAGAGTCCGCACCCCCTCTTCTCCGATCTTTGCGGGATTTTCCGTGTGGGAGATTTACTTCGCCCTTTTTAAGCCCCGTGAATCTCCCTATTCCTTTCTTTTTCCATCTAATCGACTCCATAGTTGCTCGGCTCCAGTTTGGATCTCGCCGGCAAGCCGGACTTCATCCGCTGCCGAGGTCCTCGCTCGGTGGTGCCCCAGGGCCTTTCGAAACCACACGCCGAGCATCGCCACTAGGTAAAGAAGTCGCCAAGCTTTTCTCCATGCCCCCTAACGCTCTCCTGGATGTTCACGGTCTTACCGAACTCATGCAGGAGCTTCCTGTCCGCCGAATCACGACGCCGGCCGTCCTCGAGCCTTGCGCGCCCCTCGTTTCCCCCAGGGTGAGTTGCCCTTGCTTCCCTCTTGCCTCCCATGCTTTTAGTTTCTCGAACCGTGCCCGGAATCGCTCAAACGCCGAACTCCGGCGACCTCCGAGCTCCTGGCCATGGCGCGCCGCCGTGAGGAGCACCGCCGGCGGCCGactccctcctccctctctcGTTCATCTAATCTGTGCCATCAATTTCTAATCCTATGGATCACAGCGGCTGATACCTCTTCGGCTGGctattttgttaaagagccctcCCTGTTTTTGCTATTTgaacccgcggtccaaagcgTATACGTGGAATGCGTTTTCTTGTTTTGAAAGCGTAAACCATCACGGCTTAGCTCAGAATATGTTTTCTTGTATTTACAAAACTGCCACTGaatttgttttagccataaaatatttatgttaattccgttttgacccattcaaatcacGTTGGATTCGTTTTAATgaactctacatgttagtaaaatggttttctcagtttgaaactttttattttcgtgaccctaattaattaattacttttctatataaaatcttagaaaattcataacttctccgtttcaactccgattttcgcgatctttacgtctatgaactcgtagcgatgcgtagaatcattttataaacttttcatactgtttttctatgattggtgtactgttctaattgtagtttGTTTgtttcgtgtatgttttcttcaATTGTTTGTGTAATCGATGATcgtgattagacggtgagcggtttttggtgatcaagatcaaagctttggACAATAAGTaaagaccagcagaaccaaaaggattagcaagagcatttggatcaaggcaagtatagcatttggttttatttctgtgaccatgatcgtgtggctagattaatgttaagtaataaacgataaaaatgactttttagcaacttgatgatttatctgtacgtgatcacccgggacaacagtgcaaccatgagggctataatggctctggctttagttaagtatgagtaacttttctagctctttagcggttacccgttgtggcgcgattggggaatagcagaccgtggattcctacgggtgaatcacacggactgactaatgaaaccaagcggccctaacttgttagacgaacctttgaaagacttcatagtgatctctgccgaccttccttggaagtgggttaagagattagctacctcgggcgaaagggtaaatcatgactcatgtgtaaagatgtgcaacctctgcagagggttaaaagctagtatactagccgagctcacggtcaggagcggccttggggacatctacattaagggtgatgattcttgtgtgttaaatatgctcattgtttattgtttaatgctctacattatttatgtcacattgatcatgagattgtgggagctatacaatctagttgctatacttgtggagttcgacatggactcactcttgcaatttcccccaaaCATCAGGAGgggtgttaggcttgtgatcaaccagtcagttggatcctatagagtgaagttaatacccgaagtttggagtatcTTCCAttgtttgctgcctaaggttatctctgatttattatgtacgttatataatttatgcattgtcttttgatattacccctcatttgtagctatatgtgagatttgattcctaagactcacatatggtgtatatctggttttgtccttaaaatcgggtattacaaaataACAAGAGGAGAAAAATAGAACTTCTTGCGAAGCCCTGCAAGCATAGGTTGAAGCTAGCATTCTGaacttgcaataatggtttcaACTGGGAAGTTGTAGACATTATTGTCAAGTACTGGAACTTCGGTTTTGGTCATTTTTTAATCTGACGTcgtttaaaaattttaaatttcaaaattttaaatatgagaaactcAAACCTAAATTTCCATGGATAAATATTTCAAACAAAAAGGGTGTAAACTAAAATTTTGTATAGCTCTTCAAGACTATAACTTTAAGTTTTGTTATTTCTCCATTCgggttattcaaaaaatttgaattttgatatgTGAGGAATTCAAACTAAATTTTTGGACCATAGattttttttcaaatgaaaaattttcAACTGCAATTTTCTAGATATTTTTGAGATCTATGACTTTCTAGTTAAATGAATTGAAGAATGTTAGAACTTCAATCAGAATTTGGGGGATTTAaactgatttcaaatgaaaaagtttttaactataaAACTATAGATTTTTTCATCAAAATTTGTCTTCGTCCGAttttgtttgaaaaaaaaaattactatATTGTATCTATTTTTATAGACGACTCTATAATAGGGGCGAAGCCAGTATTCAAATATAGCGGACTCTACTAAAAAAAATGCCCCTGTGGTAGTGAGAGCTGTGCGATTTACTGAAAGCGATTTTTGTCAAATTAGAGATCTGGTGAGACATAGGTCCGAGGTGAGATGCAAGCCCTtgtttgtctctaataaagtctAAACTCCTACAAATAGGCTTAGCCTTGTGGGTTTACCGGTCTGCGGACAAGCCAAACTAGCATTCCTACTTGACGTGTAAACAATATCCTGTTTAGATGTTTTTAAAATTCtaaaagtttacaagattctccgtcacatcaaatcttgtggtgcatgcataaagcattaaatatagataaaaataactaattacacagtttgtctgtaattcgcgagatgaatcttttgagcctagttagattatgattgaataatatttaccaaatacaaacaaaaacgcTACATTgtctaataaaaaaatagatctaaacaggccctaataaTATTTGGAGCTTGTTTGGTTAGTATCTTGAGAACTGCCCAATTTTGATACATTGGTTTGGCCCCTGGTCAGGTCACTTTTTTAGGATTGCGTCTTTGGAGCATACCGCAGATGGCCTGCTAGCTGTTTGGGCTGCGGCCCTTGTTTGGAATCCGTGCTGGTcatctttggccttgtttagttccttataaattttgtaaatttttttagatcacatcgaatcttgcagcatatgtatggagcattaaatatatattaaaaataactaattgcataatttacctataatttatgagatgaatcttttaagcctagttagtcaatgatcagacaatatttgtcaaatacaaacgaaagtggtacagtgtctattttgcaaaaaaaaagcaactaaacaagacctttgtTCCGTCTTTTCCGCTAAAAAAACAGAATCAAATTTGTTCGGTCTTTGGCAAAAATGGAACGATCGGCCGATCGTTAATTGTTAGACAAGAAATGCATGTTAAGTCAGATGGATCCTCTCGCACCAATGATTATGGTGTAGTTGTGTCATAACCACAAAACTCTGTAATGCGTTGATGATCTCTCCTTTCTTACTCCGTCAGGTTGCCAAATGAGTCTGGTGGCTTTGTATTTTGGAGGCATGGATTGCTCTTCGGAAAAAAAGGAAATCAACAAATGGTGCTGAACTTGGTTATCGGAAACCTTGGTCTCGATTCTTGTTTCTCAAGCTGATTTGGCACATTCTGGTGGTGAAATTTGCTAGCATGAGCTTTGCCATTAATCTTTTGTTTCAGCCAAAGGAGTTTGGTGTTTTTTTCGCGAATAGGGCTGCCCCCGTGTTTCATTAAGACGAAAGGAGTTTTGAAATTACAAAAGCTGTTAGGTCCACTAGCTTCACTCGTTTACGAGTGGCAAGCGATCAAATTAGCATAATCAACAACCTAGAGAAACAGAAAAGTACTATACGGCACTTGTTTGCGCGACACTGGCGTTGTCAAAGAACGCCCAGACCGTAGCTAAGGGGATGAAGCCGGCCTCAATCCAATGGCTTCCTTCATCGTGGATGCGCTTTGCGATGGTCATCACCGTGGACGCTTCATTTTGGAAGATCCTCGCGTTCCGTTCTTTCCAAACTTCCATGAGACAAGCAGGACCAAGGCGTCAAAACCTTGCCTCTTTTCCGAATCAAGCAACAGCCTCTTCTGCAGCCACCAAGCAGCGACGTCTTCATCGCCGAGGGTATCCATAAGCTGGTGTAGGCCAACTGGTACTAGAACCCTAAACCAAACCTCCCTGGTGACCACACACCCCGCCAACAGATGTGAAACCGTTTCGGATGCCTGGCTGCAGAGGGCGCAACCATCATCGTCTTGCAGACCGTGGCGCTTGCGGCGATCACTCGTCCAAAGCCTGTTGTGCAAACCCAACCAAAAGAAGAACTTCACCTTAGGTGGCGCCCTGACACGCCAAAGCTCTTTAGCGCCATACAGCTCCGTCGAGCCCACGAAGAAAGCTCGGTAAGTGGATGACACTGAGAACTTTTCATCCGGCGGCCACTTCCAGACGAAACGGACCGCTTGTAGGGGGTCCAGAACGATGTCGCAGGCAAGCGCCCAAGTTCTAAGTTAGTCACACAGCACTTGCACTGTTGTTGCACCAAAGATATCCCTAACCCATCTTATGTTGAGAACAGCACCTCACTGACCGTGCGTCCTCTACCGGCCCTTCAGGTAACCTGAAAAAGCGCCGGAGCAAAGCAGCGCAGGGGGGCCAAAGGAGTTTGGTGTTCTCTGGATCCGCCCAACCAAGAGTCCAAAGTCACACAATTTTGCTTCATCCCTGTCCTAGATTGACTATTACGGAGTCACTTTCAGGATGGTTACCGACTGAACCATGAAATGTCGTTATAAGATCAGTTGCGACTAGCTATTTCCAGCCTTTTTGGAGATACGTCACATCCAAGTCCTGGAGAGTGCTGCGCAGTTTCCGTCAGGTCCAATCCAACAATCTAATGCCTAGAGAACATTGTTGTCAAAAcccaaaccaaaaaaaaaaaaaaaaaaaaaactagagaaCGCTAGTTCGATCTACACTTGTACTGTTAGCACCGGTGTAGTAAACGTACTGAGGATATACTCATCACTATCCGTAAAGCACAAATATGATATAAAAAAACTCATTTGTTGGATCTATATGAGGAAAAACTATTGATACGGGCAGCCTAGAGCCAATATGGCCATGGCCCTAGGCATAGGGAAAAATACTAAAgtatttcttttgttttttctagCTAAATCTATATATTACTATTACTTTTGTTCATTAGCATGTGATCCGATGTTGGTGATTCACAGTATTGGCCCTAGTCGTGAAAGTTCTCCAGCTCCGCCACTGGATACGGGATGAAAAAACATATAAATCAATGACTGATAATTTAAGCGGATAGagatcataaaatatatatgtGCGTATTATGCTAGAATATGATCAGAGCGGAAAAAAATGTGCAGTACAAATAACTTTTATTACATTGTAGCCCATATGCGGGAGTATGGGTTTATAGACTAATTTTAGTAACCTACCATACTAAGCCATTTAATCTTGGGTCGAACTCCATCTGtctaaaaataaattaattttaaAAGTTGTCTTAAATCAAACcaatttaagtttgactaaatttatacttccttcattctaaattataagacattttttttaattagaTGTATATCGAAATACATAGTAAAAGCTATGTACTCCTTCCTATTTGTATCAAGAAGAgccaaacatcttataattttgaATAGAGTGCGTAAAAtatcaaaatatcttataatttaaaatagataaaataaaaatactaatatttatagCACTAAGTTAGTATAGCTAGATGTATCATGAAAT is part of the Sorghum bicolor cultivar BTx623 chromosome 10, Sorghum_bicolor_NCBIv3, whole genome shotgun sequence genome and harbors:
- the LOC110430960 gene encoding uncharacterized protein LOC110430960 isoform X1; amino-acid sequence: MKRVVVVVGFGRHELMGNIICKVYLTKYIRCCLFHMHVSANQEHMMTNRTDNRIEVPSCSFTFHSCSGGSRCAIWFLFMLLYLCMGRGSTTFILSTRNHVLRLLKSSFYIVMI
- the LOC110430960 gene encoding uncharacterized protein LOC110430960 isoform X2, which produces MKRVVVVVGFGRHELMGNIICKVYLTKEHMMTNRTDNRIEVPSCSFTFHSCSGGSRCAIWFLFMLLYLCMGRGSTTFILSTRNHVLRLLKSSFYIVMI